The DNA window CACAATTGAGCGCAGCAACAAGAATCCCAAAATAATCGCAAGTCCAGCGCCTCCTGCCATGGTTGCCACCGATGCAATGAAAATACTTTCATAACTGCTTTGTGCCGCGGCATATTCCTCAGCGGCGACTGCTCCTTGCAAATCGAGCAAAGCAAATACGGTATCTCTCAGCACACTAAATTTTTGCATGGTATCAGTGGCAAGATTTTTCGCTGCAGCTTCAAAATCTCCGGCTATCGCAAATTGCAAGGTTTTATTCATTGAATTGACATACTGAACATGCTGCTCACCTTTCGTTTTAGTGAGTATTTCTTCTTCCGGTGTTAATTTTGTTGTCAAATATTGCGCCCAAACACCTTCGTTCTGCTTGACAAGCCGGTTCGCTTCTTCAGCAAGTTTCTTTGCAATCTCGGCATTCTTCGATTCGGTAGCATCTGTCGCATTTTTTCGCACCTGATACCAAACATCCAGAATTTTTCCCAACTGCACTGCTGTCACCGTACGGTCTTCATATACCGACTTCAATCCCGCGTTGGAATGATTGAAGCCATATAAACCTAAAACACCGATACCTATCATTAGCATTGACAATAGACTAGGGCCTGTTAACACTACCTAAGTGCTTCGACGATGAGAGCGAAATGGATGAATGAGAGAAAAATGACATCCAGTTTGTCGAATCTGGAGAATATTCGACGGAATCCCTTGAGTCTGCGGAATAATCTTTCGATCTCATTGCGTTTTTTGTACATGGCGCGGTCATATTCCCAGAGCTCCAGCCGATTAGTTTTGGGTGGGACAACCGGGATATAACCGAGCTCCAATGCAAGCTGTCTGGTTTGATCACCCTCATAAGCGCGATCCATCAGCAGATGAGTAGGAGAAGAGACGGGGCCGAGTGCTAACAGGAGTTGTCGTCCTTCCGGTGCGTCATGTGTATGCCCCGGAGATAAGGAAAAAGTTATGGCTGTTCTGGTATCTGCGGCAACCAGATGAATTTTAGTGGTCCAGCCACCTCGGGATTTGCCGATGGATTGCGGGCCGTTTTTTTTAATGCACCAGTACCATCAGGGTGCACTTTGATGCTGGTGCTATCCATCGAAACGGCTTCAATCTTGATGCGAATGATTTGTTGATGCTGCAGCTGCTCAAAAACTTTTTGAAGCACGCCGCTTTTCGCCCATCGATTCATTCGAGTGTAGATGGTATGCCAATTACCGAAACGCTTGGGTAGTCCGCGCCACTTGCAACCATGCTCGGTAACATACAGAATAGCATTGAGAATTTGTAGATTGGAATGACTGACATTGCCACGCTGGCGCGGCATGCAGTGTTCGATCTGTTGATATTGAGTTTCGGTGATTTCCATCACCGTATTATATCAAATAGTGTTAACAGGCCCTAATCACAAGCATCAAGCGGAATTTAATCGACGTATCTGTAAACATCACTTTCTCCGTTAAATTTTCCTAATAAAAAAAACAATTCCTAACTAATTAATACTCTGTTCGATCAACCCCATATCGCTGCTACTCATGAGTTTCTCGATATCGATCAATATCAGCATCCGTTCATCGACAGTACCAAGTCCCATAATATATTCGGTATCAATCACCGAACCCAATCCCGGCGTTGGCCGCATTTGCTCGGCTCCCAGAGTAATCACATCGGACACAGCATCGACAACCATCCCCATGACTCGTCCGGCAACATTTAAAATAATCACCACGGTAAATTGATCGTACGTCCAATTACCTAATCGGAATTTAATCCGCATATCGACAATCGGCACGATGATGCCGCGCAAATTGACCACACCTTTTATAAAATCAGGCGCATTCGCTATTTGCGTAATCGCATCATATCCACGGATTTCCTGTACCTTTAGAATTTCTATTCCATACTCCTCGCTGCCAAGACGAAAGGTCAGAAATTCATTTGCCATCCGATTTATCACTGAACCGGATGAATCGGTGACTTTACTTATTGTCTGTTCTACATACATTGCCTAAACTCCTGTTGTCCGCTATACAAATCCAAGTCAACGTCAATTTCTGCATCCACTTCATAAAACATGATTTTTCCCCTATTACTCAACCGCATGAAAGATTAATCCTTATGTAGGTCTTTTCTTACGGAATAATAAAGGCTTTCTTTAATTATTTTTAAAGAAATAAAGTGAAATCAATACACCGGATTGCTGCTGTTCAAAAAATTGTCAGCAGGAGTCTGAAACAGTGGCCAGTGATGAATCGATAGTTGATACAGTAGACTCGAATCTCAACATGATGAGATCTCTGAGATTGTTATTGAAACTGATGATGTGCGCGGATTATTCCGCGCTTCTCATTCTGGAGCATGCCGGACGGCTGCACATGCTTGGGATAGATTAAACGGGATGCCTTACTGATCATGATCCGGATACAGCACAAGTCAGACAAACTTTACAAATTATGGGCTATAACTTGAAAAACTGTTCAAACCGTATGTTGATAGTCTATTTGGACTGTACCAATACCAGGAAGCGAGTTGATCGTACCACTTTACCTGAGCAGTTCACTTCTCCAATAACGGACTCATCGGATACTCCGGCGCTTCTTTCATTGCCACCAGCGGCAACACCGCTTCGCGGCCATCGATGATACGGTGATCGTAAAACAACGTCGAACAATTCATCGGCCGAATGACGATTGATCATTTTCGACGACTGCACATTCCTTTGGTGGCATGAATGCCAAAGAATAGCGCTTTGCAGCGGATTGATGATGCTAGAAAAACGATGGTCGCATTAATTCCATCGTAGCAATGCTAAAAATTCTCATAGCGGTTGATATCGAAGATACCGGCGATCAGGGGCTCCCGCTCTCTCTGCCAGGCCGTAATATCGTGCAGAATCTCCCAAAATTGCGGATGTGTGCGCCGTACACCCCATGTATTCACAATGTGTTCGAAGTGTTCCTCTTTTTTGGCTGCGCCAAGCAGCACTGCAAAGTTTTCGATATCCGAGTCGGGCACATCGAAAATGAAATTCGGATAGCTGCCGGTAATGCCGGGGTATACGGTCAGGCGATCTTTTTCCGGCTGATACCGCAATTCCTCGCCCAGTATAAATGCAACGTTGCTATGCGCACGATCCCGCAGCAAGGTATAGACCGTGCGGTTATCCTGGCCGTGCTTGACTCGCACGAACGTCACTTCCGGCAACCGGTTGATACCGGCCAAATCGGCCGCCGGGCGGGATGCAATGGCGGACAACGCATGATCCGCTTTTTGTATCCACAGCGGCTGACCTGAGCGAACGCACTTCTCCGCCTGACAACGATTGACCGGATCGTCCGCCATCGCATTAACGGATTCAAAACGCTGCAGGATCCGTAAGGCAAGCTCCCGTTTCGGATTTTCGGTTGTAAAGCTCTCTGCCGAAGGCGACACATCGTCGATTTTTTCGTAAAAAGTACCGAATTTCAGTTTGCCCGATTGCTGATACCAGTCGTGCAATATACCGGTGCGTTGACCATCAGGTATCAAGCGCAAGAAGTTATGTTCCGAACTATTGCGTATCAGATCGAAATACAGTCTGGTCAATAATTGATGGGCAACATTGCCGAACACGTTGTAATTCACCACCAGTATGTAGTAGGTACGTTCAAGTAACGGGTAATCCATGAGCCATAGCGTCTGTGGAATATCTCCGGCCAATCCTCTGGCGACTGAAGCGCTATCGTAGTGGCGGGTGATGGTCAGCAAGGCATCGGTATTCCGACCATCGCCATCCCAGAGATGATCCAGCGATGCGCCGCCGGGATATTGCGCTGCATACTGACTGCGGCGTTGTGCCAGATAATCGTTATGATGACCGAGATAGCGGAACCATTCCTCGCCCATCGCCAGCAGATCGTCGTTTTGCCCGGGCATCTCCAGTAACGGAATCGCTTGATGTCGATAAGCGTTATTGGTGATGAAAGGATCGAATTCCGGATTCTGGAATAACACCCAGAATCGATCGCGTATCACGTCGGTGGCGATCTGACCGCGGCATACCGGCCCGTGGATGACATTCCGGATATAGTATTCGGCGTCGTCCAGCATGAAGCGGTAACGAGCGTATGCCGGAATGGCCGCAAACGTTGCGAACGGATTCACCCGTTCCGCATAGCTGTACCCCGGCAAATCGCCCACCGGCCATTCCTGGGTAAAAAATAACTCATTGATACGGCGTTGTTTTGCCTGGCTGAGCGGATACGGAATCCGCCGTTTGTGCAGGATACTGCCACTAATCGGGCGAATACGGTAAAAAAACGGCTGCTCGGGATCGTCATTGGGAAATACGGTGGGAATCGGGATGATATCCCTGCCGGGCGGTGTCGCTGAGCGGATTAACTCAAAAAACCGCAGTTCCCCATCCAGATCCGGAAAATACAGTGTCGCCATAAATAGGTGCTCATACAACCAGCGCGCCACCAGTTTGCCGCGATCATCAGCGCGATTGAAAAACAATTCCCATTTCCGCAGCGACTCTTGCTCACCTTTGCTCAGCATCACCGGTTCATCGGTGATCACCGCACCTTGTTTGACCCAGCCGGCCAACAGCGCATACTCCTGATCGCTGAGTCCGGTAACGGCAAACGGCATACCGCTAAGTGGATAATCACGCGCATAAGCGGAAAATTTCTCACTGGAGACACACTGATTTTTCCGATTAATGCTCAGATCGATCGAATCCGGTATTTTGCTGTTCGGCGGGAATGGATACTGTTTCGCCAGCGATATCATCCCCGCGATCAAAGCTTCGGATTGTGTATCGTCAGAGTGCAGCACCGAATGAAAGCCACGCTCACGCCATCCCGAAACGGTCAGCTCATCGATTCCGATCCGGGTAGGCGGCATGGCCTCAGTTCGCGCTCCGCCATAAATCGATTCGCGAAAAGCGCCACGCAGCAATCCTTCGGCGCTTTCAAGCTTGAGCTGGCACGGCGCATCGTAACAGCTATGGCACGACAAGCATTTGGCTTCCAGAATCGGACGGATCTCTGCATGATACGAAACGGTTCTTTCCACAGCGGCAGGCAGCGCAACCGGCACCGGTGCTTGCTGGCGGCTAGCTATCGGGTTGTTGCCATCTTGACAGGCGGATAACAGGAAAAAGAGGCAAAAGAAAAGTTTGGCTGGGTGGAATAATTTCATGAAGATCGCCGGGATTGAACTCAAAATATTACCTCACCGTTTACCGCTGCAGAGATCGCCGAAGTTACCGATAGCGCAAATTAAACCTAACCGGCGTATTCCTTAAATCCGGCAATCCGGATCCATGAAGTTATTGCGCGGAAAAAATACACAAATCGTCGAGAAAAATTTAACTCTGAATTTAAATCTTGAAGAAAACGCGAATCTCGGTCAGGAATGGACAATCATTGATCCATTCCCTCCTCACTGCTCCAGCAGCGGACTCATCGGATACTCCAGCGCTTCTTTCATTGCGACCAGCGACAACACCGCTTCGCGGCCGTCGATAATGCGGTGATCGTAGGATAACGCCAGATAATTCATCGGCCGGATGACGATCTGCCCATTCTCGACGACTGCGCGTTCCTTGGTGGCGTGAATGCCGAGAATGGCGCTTTGCGGCGGATTGATGATCGGCGTCGACAGCATCGAGCCGAACACGCCGCCGTTGGTGATCGAGAATGTACCGCCGCTCAGTTCGTCGATACTCAGTTTGCCGTCCTGCGCGCGTTTGGCGAAATCGGCGATTTGCAGTTCGATTTCCACCGTCGACAGTTTGTCGGCGTCACGAATGACCGGCACGACCAATCCGCGCGGACTGCCGACGGCGATGCCGATATCGTAGTAATCGTGATAGACGATCTCGTTACCTTCGACGGAGGCATTGACGATCGGGTATTTCTTCAGCGCTGCAACGGCCGCTTTGACAAAAAACGACATGAAGCCGAGCTTGACACCGTGTTCTTTCTCAAATTCGGTTTTGTGACGCGTGCGCAAATCGATGATCGCTTGCATGTTGACTTCGTTGAACGTCGTCAGAATCGCCGCGGTCGATTGCGATTGCACCAGGCGTTCGGCAATGCGCTGACGTAGCCGCGACATGGCGACGCGGCGCTCGGTGCGTCCGCCCGTTACACCGCCACTGCCGCCGGTTCCGGTTTTTGCAACCGCAGCAGTTCTGCTATCCATGTATGCTTGCACGTCTTCTTTGGTGATACGACCACCAAGACCGGTACCCTTGATCGCAGAGGTTTCCGTGGTTTTCAGGTTGTTTTCTTCCGCCAGTTTGCGCGCCGCCGGCATCAGCATCGGGATTGCGGTATCGACTGCCTCGGCACCCGCCGTTTCAGCACTAACCGCAGCAGGCGCTTGCGTTTGTTGACCGGCGGCAGGCGCTGGGGCCTGAGTTTCCGGTTTTGCAGTTACCGCAGCCGCTTCCGTTTCGATCATCGCAATCACTTCGCCGCTGACCACGGTGGCGCCATCGCCCTTCAGCACTTTGGCCAGCACACCGGCGTTCGGCGCGGGCAACTCCAGCACCACTTTATCGGTTTCGATATCGATCAGATTTTCCGATCGGTTGACATACTCTCCCGCTTTTTTATGCCAGGAAATTAAGGTAGCTTCCGCTACGGATTCGGATAATGCGGGAACTTTGACTTCAATCAGCATGGCGTCCTCGTACTAAATTTTTTCTCGGAATGCTGCGACGATTAATTCATTCTGTGTAAATTTGTGTCTTGCCGTGTAACCGACCGCGGGAGAGGCCGAAGATGCGCGCAGCGCATAGCCCAGCACTTGGTCCGGTTTCATATGGCGCAATAAATAGTGTTGAATGCGATGCCACGCACCTTGATTGCCAGGCTCTTCCTGGCACCAGACAACTTCTTTGGCATTACTGAAACGATCAATTTCGGCTTGGAATTCTTCGTGTGGAAACGGATAGAGCTGTTCCAAACGAATGATTGCCATATTAGAGATCTGTTGTTCTTTGCGATAAGCCATCAACTCGTAATAAATTTTTCCGCTGCAAGCGATGATACGTTTTACTTTATCGCAATCCAGATTGTCAGTTTCGGAAATGACCGGATAAAAATGACCGTGCGCCAATTCATCCAGATTCGAAGTAGATTCCTTAAGCCGCAACATACTTTTCGGACTCATGATGATCAGCGGCTTGCGGATCGAACGGATCATTTGCCGCCGTAACACATGAAACATCTGCGCCGGTGTCGACGGCACGCACACCTGAATGTTGTAATCCGCACATAATTGCAGGTAACGTTCCAATCGCGCCGACGAGTGTTCTGGCCCCTGCCCTTCGTAACCATGCGGCAGCATCATCACCAAGCCGCACAAACGTCCCCATTTGGCTTCGCCGGAGGCGATGAACTGATCGATCACCACTTGCGCGCCGTTGGCGAAATCGCCGAATTGCGCTTCCCAGATCACCAATTCGTTCGGCTGCGTCGTGGCGTAACCGTATTCAAAACCCAGTACCGCCTCTTCCGACAACATCGAATCGATGACGACGAAATCCGGCTGTTCGGGATACAGATGACGCAACGGCACATAAATGCGCTCGTTCTGATCCGCCGCGACTTGATCGTGCAGCACGGCGTGGCGGTGAAAAAAAGTACCGCGCCCTGAATCCTGCCCCGACAATCTGACCGGATAACCCTCCTTCAACAAGGCTGCGTACGCCAGATTCTCCGCCATGCCCCAATCCAGCGGCAATTCACCGTTACCCATCAGGCGCCGGTCGGCGATGATTTTCGCCACGCGCGCATGCAGCTTGAAGCCTTCGGGAATATCCGTCAACCGCAAGGCAAGCTGTTTCAACGTTTGCAGTGCCATGCCGGTTTTAATTTTCTTGTTCCATTTGACTGGCCGGATAAAAGGCTCCCAATTAATGGTATACGGCGACTTGTAGTCATAGCAAACGGTCTTGTTTGGATTGGTGCCCTCATCCATCGCATCACGGTACGCTTGCACCAGTTGCTCCGCATCCTCCGGCTTGATAACCTTTTCTGCACTCAGTTTATCCGCATACATTCTGCGCGTGCCGGGATGCTGGTTGATGATTTGATACATACGCGGTTGCGTCACCATCGGTTCATCCTGTTCGTTATGACCCAGACGGCGGAAGCACACCATATCGATCACCACATCCTTGTGAAAGC is part of the Gammaproteobacteria bacterium genome and encodes:
- a CDS encoding IS5 family transposase (programmed frameshift) produces the protein MEITETQYQQIEHCMPRQRGNVSHSNLQILNAILYVTEHGCKWRGLPKRFGNWHTIYTRMNRWAKSGVLQKVFEQLQHQQIIRIKIEAVSMDSTSIKVHPDGTGAFKKNGPQSIGKSRGGWTTKIHLVAADTRTAITFSLSPGHTHDAPEGRQLLLALGPVSSPTHLLMDRAYEGDQTRQLALELGYIPVVPPKTNRLELWEYDRAMYKKRNEIERLFRRLKGFRRIFSRFDKLDVIFLSFIHFALIVEALR
- a CDS encoding chemotaxis protein CheW; translation: MYVEQTISKVTDSSGSVINRMANEFLTFRLGSEEYGIEILKVQEIRGYDAITQIANAPDFIKGVVNLRGIIVPIVDMRIKFRLGNWTYDQFTVVIILNVAGRVMGMVVDAVSDVITLGAEQMRPTPGLGSVIDTEYIMGLGTVDERMLILIDIEKLMSSSDMGLIEQSIN
- a CDS encoding fatty acid cis/trans isomerase, which translates into the protein MKLFHPAKLFFCLFFLLSACQDGNNPIASRQQAPVPVALPAAVERTVSYHAEIRPILEAKCLSCHSCYDAPCQLKLESAEGLLRGAFRESIYGGARTEAMPPTRIGIDELTVSGWRERGFHSVLHSDDTQSEALIAGMISLAKQYPFPPNSKIPDSIDLSINRKNQCVSSEKFSAYARDYPLSGMPFAVTGLSDQEYALLAGWVKQGAVITDEPVMLSKGEQESLRKWELFFNRADDRGKLVARWLYEHLFMATLYFPDLDGELRFFELIRSATPPGRDIIPIPTVFPNDDPEQPFFYRIRPISGSILHKRRIPYPLSQAKQRRINELFFTQEWPVGDLPGYSYAERVNPFATFAAIPAYARYRFMLDDAEYYIRNVIHGPVCRGQIATDVIRDRFWVLFQNPEFDPFITNNAYRHQAIPLLEMPGQNDDLLAMGEEWFRYLGHHNDYLAQRRSQYAAQYPGGASLDHLWDGDGRNTDALLTITRHYDSASVARGLAGDIPQTLWLMDYPLLERTYYILVVNYNVFGNVAHQLLTRLYFDLIRNSSEHNFLRLIPDGQRTGILHDWYQQSGKLKFGTFYEKIDDVSPSAESFTTENPKRELALRILQRFESVNAMADDPVNRCQAEKCVRSGQPLWIQKADHALSAIASRPAADLAGINRLPEVTFVRVKHGQDNRTVYTLLRDRAHSNVAFILGEELRYQPEKDRLTVYPGITGSYPNFIFDVPDSDIENFAVLLGAAKKEEHFEHIVNTWGVRRTHPQFWEILHDITAWQREREPLIAGIFDINRYENF
- the odhB gene encoding 2-oxoglutarate dehydrogenase complex dihydrolipoyllysine-residue succinyltransferase, whose amino-acid sequence is MLIEVKVPALSESVAEATLISWHKKAGEYVNRSENLIDIETDKVVLELPAPNAGVLAKVLKGDGATVVSGEVIAMIETEAAAVTAKPETQAPAPAAGQQTQAPAAVSAETAGAEAVDTAIPMLMPAARKLAEENNLKTTETSAIKGTGLGGRITKEDVQAYMDSRTAAVAKTGTGGSGGVTGGRTERRVAMSRLRQRIAERLVQSQSTAAILTTFNEVNMQAIIDLRTRHKTEFEKEHGVKLGFMSFFVKAAVAALKKYPIVNASVEGNEIVYHDYYDIGIAVGSPRGLVVPVIRDADKLSTVEIELQIADFAKRAQDGKLSIDELSGGTFSITNGGVFGSMLSTPIINPPQSAILGIHATKERAVVENGQIVIRPMNYLALSYDHRIIDGREAVLSLVAMKEALEYPMSPLLEQ
- a CDS encoding 2-oxoglutarate dehydrogenase E1 component, with product MNKPLLDDTLLSGANAAFVEAVYDEYLHNPNSVALAWREYFDRLAKQPEITTVKQAQVPAGETSAVAGAKPAAVETQTALSDVVGADTDERKQVAVLQLINMHRYLGLNQAKLDPLGLKQHTDVAELNPAHFGFTEADMDKVFNTGSLVGPERATLREILQILRKTYCGSVGAEYMYISSVEQKRWIQARLEGQRSNPDYSADYKRHILERLTAAEGLERYLHTRYVGQKRFSGEGNESLIPLLDCLIHRAGKAGVQQIIMGMAHRARLNVLVNTLGKMPAELFREFEGTQPQALPSGDVKYHQGFSSAIKTADGIVRLALAFNPSHLEIVNPVVEGSVRARQHLLNDKLGDRVLPVLIHGDAAFAGQGVVMETLNLSQTRGYGTGGTVHIIINNQIGFTTSDPRDSRSTLYCTDVAKMIEAPIFHVNGDDPEAVLMIAELAFDFRMRFHKDVVIDMVCFRRLGHNEQDEPMVTQPRMYQIINQHPGTRRMYADKLSAEKVIKPEDAEQLVQAYRDAMDEGTNPNKTVCYDYKSPYTINWEPFIRPVKWNKKIKTGMALQTLKQLALRLTDIPEGFKLHARVAKIIADRRLMGNGELPLDWGMAENLAYAALLKEGYPVRLSGQDSGRGTFFHRHAVLHDQVAADQNERIYVPLRHLYPEQPDFVVIDSMLSEEAVLGFEYGYATTQPNELVIWEAQFGDFANGAQVVIDQFIASGEAKWGRLCGLVMMLPHGYEGQGPEHSSARLERYLQLCADYNIQVCVPSTPAQMFHVLRRQMIRSIRKPLIIMSPKSMLRLKESTSNLDELAHGHFYPVISETDNLDCDKVKRIIACSGKIYYELMAYRKEQQISNMAIIRLEQLYPFPHEEFQAEIDRFSNAKEVVWCQEEPGNQGAWHRIQHYLLRHMKPDQVLGYALRASSASPAVGYTARHKFTQNELIVAAFREKI